The Vitis riparia cultivar Riparia Gloire de Montpellier isolate 1030 chromosome 3, EGFV_Vit.rip_1.0, whole genome shotgun sequence genome segment GATTGACTTGAATCTAATTGTGTTCATGTTACAATTTTGTATTCTTGCCTGGCCTATTTATCAAATGGGTGTATTCTGGTTGGAGGTAGCctgttttacttgttttaacCTTTTAATGATTGTTTTATGTTGGCACCAATACAATCCAGCCCATATATGACCTATTTGATTAATGTGTCATGTTGTTGCAATCATAACTAAACACATAAGTTAACAAATACAAACCAACTTAGGAACAACCACCCAACCCAATCCAACTTGTTTGTTATATGGATTATACAAGTTGTGTGATGTCCCTTATGTAATAAGGATTATTATTAAGGGCTGGTTTCAGGTTAAGCAGATTCAGAATATTCTTGCTTGACAAAACATGAGCCTGATATGAATTGCCATCCCTATGTTTAGATGAACTACCTCTATGAAACATTGGAAATTGCTTAAGATGTTCCATCTCTGAGCAGGAGTTTTTCACTCCACACTTGATGGACATGATTATTAGTGTGTGAAATACAATGCATTAGTTGAAGGACCATTTGATTGTTCTggtctcatttttttcatttagtacTGAATCTATTGACTTGGTATGGATCTTGTTCTGAGAGAAGGTTATAGGTTAATTTCGATGTTGGTTTTTGGAAATTCTGGGCCAATTGGGTAACATGGAACACATGTTATGTTGGTCATTTGGAAATCATATTATTATGGTTGGATATTGAAGTTATGGTTAAAGCCTgcttaaatgtttaaaaaacaCTGCAGTGCAATGGCTAAGCGTTTAGAGACTAATGGTGAATTTCTGAGGTGACTTGTGATCCCCTGGTCTTGGATGGTGGTGGGGATCCCTTGTCCCTCATGGTGTTATGAAGCTTCCTACAACTGTGCTAGTTGGTTGTCCAACTGGGAGGCTGGTTTGTTTGCTTTACGGTGTTTCATAGGAAAACTTTCTTTCCTTCTGAGTGTTTTGTTTTTGGGTTGTTTTTCTAATGAGcgtttatttaatcatttcttCCTACTTTTCTCTATCAACAGTATCAATATAGCccatttcttatataaaaaatgtgtctaggaattgatattaatttcttAACCTTGTCTAACTTGATCTGAAATGATATTGAGGTCATCTGATGGCAATCCAGAGTATTTCACCTTTTTATCTAGTACAAGAGTGCAGAAAGTCTCTGAATGGCACGGAATCTGAGGTTTTAGAttgatttttctcttcttttataaaatataagtggTCGTGTTCTCCTTTTTATCAGTCATGTATTGTGATGAAGTATGGTTTTTTGTTGACTTTTTTGACTGTTATAGAAAGTTCACATGCTCTATTTCCTTTACTCTGTCAGCTCTTTGAAGAACATTGGAAGCCATTTATTGCAAAGCACTTACTCATTTGTGTGGCTTCAGTTTTGTCTACCTCTGGGATGACTAATTTAAGAGTACAATCTTCCCCAATAAGTTGCTAATGTTTAATTATATCCATTTCAGGGAGTTTGTTTTCATCGTGTTATTAGAGGGTTTATGATACAAGGTGGAGATATTTCTGCTGGGAATGGTACTGGTGGTGAATCCATCTATGGTCTGAAATTTGAAGACGAGAATTTTGAATTGAAGCATGAAAGGAAAGGAATGCTATCAATGGCCAATAGTGGTGCTAACACAAATGGGTCTCAATTCTTCATCACAACAACTCGCACTTCTCATCTAGATGGTAAACATGTTGTATTTGGGAAGGTAGTTAAAGGAATGGGAGTTGTTCGTTCAATTGAGCATGTCACTACTGGTGATAATGATTGTCCCACAGCCAATGTCCTCATTGCGGATTGTGGAGAAATTCCTGAGGGAGTTGATGATGGGgtttctaattttttcaaaGATGGTGATACTTATCCTGATTGGCCAGCAGACCTTGATGAGAATCCTAATGACCTCTCTTGGTGGACAAATGCCGTAGATTCTGTGAAGGCTTTTGGGAATGAACATTTCAAGGTAATGGGTGCAAATTCATGGCTCTCATACTTTTGAAGCAATTGGAGGTTTCAAATTCtttgtaaaagaaaaggaatttaCAAACTCCAAGGATTTTTTCCGGTTTCCTGGTTTCCTGGTTTCCTTTCCCCTATTTCCCCCTAAATTCGCTTGATATTGTTGTTTTCCtctatcttttcttctttcttgtcttttcttttttgggtactTGATTGTTTCTCCTTGTTTAGTGTACTGCAttgatgaaatttttgttatcaATGTTTGCAGAAGCAAGACTATAAAATGGCACTCAGGAAATATCGGAAGGCTTTACGCTATTTGGATATATGCTGGGAGAAAGAAGGGATTGATGAAGGTGTGCCACGCGTTTTCTGTCATAAcatgtttttggtttttctctctCGTGATACCAACTAATTGTGCCTCTGCTGTGACTGATttgtggtttttatttttccctgtCACTCTGCAGAGAAGAGCTCATGTTTGAGAAAAACAAAGTCACTGATATTTACAAACAGTTCTGTAAGTTCTTATTTTCATGTTGGATGGATGTTATTAGCTATTTGGCTATAGTACTTTGGACATGTAGTTCACTATCTGAGCATGACATCAAGGTCTAACATGCTATGGAAATAATTCTTGAAATCTATATGGTTGTCAAGTATTAATATGCTTGTATGATAGTAAATATATGTGTTTAAGAGAATTAGAGTCTGGTTAGTCAAGAAACCTTGGCATTCTTTTGGTCCTTTCTCTGTGCATTCTTTGCTTGTCTTATCCATGAGCATTTGGCCTATTCCATTATCAACTTTTATCTAACTTATAGTTTTTTGTACTATATTCTCTCTTGAGTTTTCTGTGAAGTTTAAATATGAGCACATTTTGTGCACTAATTTTCTCTCAACTGTACAGAAACATTGGTGTGTTGTTGGTTAAGCTGGCTTATTCTTTAGATGTAGTTGGAGTAATTCAGAGCCAATATGATCATAAGGTTTAACATGTTTCCTCTGTTCAAACATTGGCCAGCGTGTTTTTCTTCAAGATGCAGTCATTTTCTGAATTGATGGGTTTTTCTTAATCTTTACCTTGATTCAAAATGTACACTAACAAAAATCCATTTGTTTCATTATCTTTTGTCCATAGAGGGATATTCTGAAAGAATGCTGTTAATAGAAATTTGTGAACTGCAAGAGCTGATTTTTCATTGACTATGGCAATGAATGAAAAATCTCTTTTAACTTTCTGAAGTGTGGTTGGTTTGGTTTGTTGGATCTGAGGACTGTCTGCATGATTGGAGGGGCTCAGAAATTTAAAGCATATCCTCATCTATTCAGTGCAATAGGAACCTTGATTAGAAAATTGGAGTATCAAAAGCAGACcctacagagagagagagagagagagagagagagagagagagagggtctcATATGTTGAGTGCGATGGGAACCTTGCTTAGAAAAAAAGGGGTATCAAAAGCAAACTccccagagagagagagagagagagagaaggggggGTTATACACACATGCGATTTAGTATTGCATACTTTCATGATCTTTTGATCTCAGTGGATGTTAAGAGGAGCAAGATATATGGTTATATATTTCAAGAATTTCCTTTCGTTTTATATAGCAAGTTGcataatgaaaatatcataaagTTCCCCAATTTCGGGGAAGGAGAAGCCAGGAATTTTTCAACCAATGGTGCTGCATTGTCTAAATCTACCAGTGAgccattttcaatgaaaaaattgaTGTGCAATGGGTCCACATTGTAAATCATAGCTGTTAGATTTTATAACATGTTGGACTCATTTTGATGCAAAATTTGATGCTAGTCCATGCCATTCTTAATTAACCACAGGAAGGGAAAGCTGGCAAAATTTAACCCAAGCCCACCAACCTGCCTAAAGTAATTATGTTGCTGTGGGTGTTTTGTAGACCTGAAAACAATTCTGGCTCAACACCAAGCCAACCCAAAGATAAGCGGGTTGGGTCCAGGTTAGGCTTTTCCAATCAAAACCCAGATTTTACATGATACTGTCAATTAATTACAGTTAGATTTTATCAAACTATAGATATCATTGTAGTAAtaccattattattttatttacctatattatagttttctttttaaaactgGATTTGTGGGCTGGCTGGAACACCCAAGAAGGTATGGATCAAGTTACATATCCCAATATGGTTGTAATTGGGCTATGCAATCTAGCCCAGGCTAAATCCATCTCAATTGTATCCTGCCTGATTGCTAGCTTTGGGAAGGGGGCAAATTGAGCTTGGTTGGCCTGCAGTGAAATCAGTCTGATCAACTTGAAATATGGGCAGGCTGAACTGGGGTGGCAGAGCCAAAACTTTAATTTGAGTTCAGGTAGCTGCCTGAGCTGAAGTTTAAAATTTGAGTCCAGATTTTATCCTGGTGTGGCCTTTGCTTACGTCTGCATAGGTTTTTTGTAACTAtttatttgtgtgtgtgtgtgtatcaTGTTATCTATGGGATATCGTTTTGTTAACCTTTCATTAGGTTTGTatgaatttttggtttttagcCATTGGAGTTAAAATCCTGATTTATGAATATTTTCTGTATGCTACACAAATATGTCATTTTGGTTATTTCTCttgaaacaataaaaattgGGCTATATGATGCACAATGATTGAGGAGCTTGGCCTGGTTCCATAGTTCACACTTAGCTCAAACTGGAACCAAATATCTTGCTGAGATTTAAACTATCACcaccatatattaaaaattttgggtttgAGTTCTTAATGTGCTACTTTACATATGGAATATGTTTTTTGGTGTAGGTCGCCTCAAAATGGATCTCCCCGACTGTTTTTTATGTTGTGTCAAAGTTTGATATGATTGTTTTTGATAATCTGATTCCAAAGCATTTtcacttcctttttctttttggatgcTGCAGTTTTCTATATTCTAGGCCCATCTACTTGTAAATTTGTGCAGAATCTCGTATTCTTTCCAATAAtcctttctttttgtctttcaaattaatttatggtATGCTGCTGTAGGCTTGTAAACTGAAATTAGGAGATTTGAAAGGAGCCTTGTTGGACACAGACTTTGCAATGCGTGATGAGGAGAACAATGTGAAAGCTTTATATCGCCAAGGCCAGGTTTGTATCAATCAAGTGATAAGGATTTCAATCACTAGGAGGATAGGAGCTTCACTTGTTTGTGATCTTAGCTGGTCAGCACGCATGTGCAtccttcttttctccttttgatGGACTTGCTCATATGCATCCTGTTAGCTTTctcctttttacattttttctgCTCTGTGATGCTGCTATGCTTGAGAATTCTTCTGTGAATGGTTAAGTCTATCTACctgcacatttttttttcttgttaatttCTAATATGCATTTCAAATGTATATATGTGCAATTTCCTATAGTTTCCATAGATCCAAAACCTTCACAAGTAGTGAGTTAGGAACCTCGGAATTGTTGGGTTTAGCATATGGTACTAGGTGCATGCTTTTTTGGTTCCATATAGGCGTCAATACCAGAGGTTTCTTGCTCTGATTGTTGTTTACAGGAGTACATACATGGTTCTTATATTAGGTATGCACTTAGTTTCCTGAATGTTTGAATAAGGCACTAGGTAGGTGTCTAATGCAAAGGGTACTGGTGTAAGCTTCAACCCATAATGAAAGACAGTGATCTTGGCATTCTTTGCTTAGACCTGTTTCAAGCCAATAGGCCAGGGACTGAGCCATGGGGTCATTGCATGGCACAAACTTGATGGGTTGGGTTTCACTTATTCCTACATGCCATGAGTGTCCTTGTCATGTAATTTATTTCTGAGCTTGAGTGCTTACATCATCAACCAACTAGTCACCCTTCCTTGTTGCTCCAAAAGGGTGCATTGCTTGCCCTTGTTACTTTAGTAATTAGTAATTCTTGCATGACTTTTCTTATTTGATGCTTTCATGTGTTGCTTCTCTTTGGTCTTCTGGGTTGTAGAAATTAAGTAATGCCCATGCTTTTAAAATAGCAGAATAGGTAGTAGTTTAATCACTTCACGATTTATTGAATGGATGTCAATGGGGATTTTACTCCAATCTTCATAGTTGATTTTATGTCACTTGCAGAGACTGATTTTTGCTCCAAAAACTAATTAGATTTGGTGTCAGATTTGAGacagaaaaagaaatggaaaaatagGATTGCCTTGGTAGtgtacaaaaggaaaaaaatttaaatcatagTTAATGTTTTTTTTGAGAGAATGGTAGGTTAATGCTAATGGGAAAATTGGGATAAGGtgtaatagaataaaaatatttcaaaaaatgagaccaacttttttgcttttacaaccaaagaagattaaaatgcattttatttgata includes the following:
- the LOC117911128 gene encoding peptidyl-prolyl cis-trans isomerase CYP40 isoform X1 — protein: MGRPRCYLDISIGEELEGRVVVELYNDIVPRTAENFRALCTGEKGIGPNTGVPLHYKGVCFHRVIRGFMIQGGDISAGNGTGGESIYGLKFEDENFELKHERKGMLSMANSGANTNGSQFFITTTRTSHLDGKHVVFGKVVKGMGVVRSIEHVTTGDNDCPTANVLIADCGEIPEGVDDGVSNFFKDGDTYPDWPADLDENPNDLSWWTNAVDSVKAFGNEHFKKQDYKMALRKYRKALRYLDICWEKEGIDEEKSSCLRKTKSLIFTNSSACKLKLGDLKGALLDTDFAMRDEENNVKALYRQGQAYMALNDIDAAAESFKKALELEPNDGGIKRELAAAKKKIADRREQERKAYSRMFQ
- the LOC117911128 gene encoding peptidyl-prolyl cis-trans isomerase CYP40 isoform X2 gives rise to the protein MRNSFMIVVGQFFQSKLQSSEASLEWWEVISFSMLGAFISRKQGVCFHRVIRGFMIQGGDISAGNGTGGESIYGLKFEDENFELKHERKGMLSMANSGANTNGSQFFITTTRTSHLDGKHVVFGKVVKGMGVVRSIEHVTTGDNDCPTANVLIADCGEIPEGVDDGVSNFFKDGDTYPDWPADLDENPNDLSWWTNAVDSVKAFGNEHFKKQDYKMALRKYRKALRYLDICWEKEGIDEEKSSCLRKTKSLIFTNSSACKLKLGDLKGALLDTDFAMRDEENNVKALYRQGQAYMALNDIDAAAESFKKALELEPNDGGIKRELAAAKKKIADRREQERKAYSRMFQ